ggaacagtgggttaactgccttgttcaggggcagaacaagagatttttaccttgtcagctcggggatttcaatccagcaacctttcgggttactggcccaacgctctaaccactaggctacctgctgggttatgatatgggcaggcataagctatggacaactaacacaattgcattttatcaatggcaatttgaatgcacagagatactgtgaggAAATCCTGAGGGTCATTGTCataccattcatccgccgccatcacctcatgtttcatcatgatgatgcacagccccatgttgcaaggatctgtacacaattcctggaagctgaaaatgtcccagttcttccatggcctgcatactcgccAGACATGTTACCCATTCAGCaagtttggaatgctctggatcgatgtgtatgacagcgtgttacagttcccgccaatatctagtaaattcacacagccattgaagaggagtgggactacaatcaacagcctgatcaactctatacgAAGAAATGTCATGCTGCATGTGGCAAATGGTGGTTACACAAGAcaatgactggttttctgatccatgcccatCAGAGATAAttattttttaaggtatctgtgaccaacagatgcatatgtatctgtatttccagtcatgtaaaatccatagattagggcctaatgaatttatttcaattgactgatttcctttcatttactgtaactcagtaaaatctttaatattgttgcatgttgcgtttatatatacagtgtatatacagtaccagtcaaaagtttggacttaCCTATTAATTCcagtattttctttatttttactattttttttacattgtagaataatagtgaagacatcaaaactatgaaataacacatttggaatcatgtaataactaaaaatgtgttaaacaaatcaagatatattatatatttgagattcttcaaagtagccaccctttgccttgatgacagctttgcacactcttggcattctctcaaccagcttcatgaggtagtcacctggaatgcatttcaattaataggtgtgccttgttaaaagtccatttgtggaatttctttccttcttaatgcatttgagacaatcagttgtgttgtgacaaggtaggtgtggtttacagaagatagccctatttggtaaaagaccaagcccATGTTAcggcaataacagctcaaataagcaaagagaaatgacagtccatcattactttaagacatgaaggtcagtcaatacggaacaggtcaagaactttgaaagtttcttaaagtgcagtcgcaaaaaccatcaagcgctatgatgaaactggctctgacgaggaccgccacaggaaaggaagacccagagatacctctgctgcagaggataagttcgttagttaccagcctcagaaattgcagcccaaataaatgcttcacagagttcaagtaacacatctcaacatcaactgttcagaggagactgtgtgaatcaggccttcatggtcgaatttattcaaagaatccactactaaaggacactaataataataagagacttgcttgggccaaggaaCATGAGCAATtcacattagaccggtggaaatctgtcctttggtttaatgagatttttggttccaaccgccatgtctttgtgagacacagagtaggtgaacggatgatctctgcatgtgtggttcccactgtgaagcatggatgagaaggtgtgatggtgtgggggtaccgtgctggtgacactgtctgtgatttatttagaattcaaggcacacttaaccagcttggctaccacagcattctgcagcaatacgccatcccatctggtttacgcttagtgggactatcatttgtttttaaacaggacaatgacccaacacactccaggctgtgtaaatgctatttgaccaagacggagcatgatggagtgctgcattagatgacctggcctccacaatcccccgacctcaacccaattgagatggtttgggatgagttggaccgcagagtgaaggaaaagcagccaagaagtggtcagcatatgtgggaactccttcaagacggttggaaaagcattccaggtgaagctggttgagagaattccaagagtgcaaagctgtcatcaaggcaaagggtggctactttgaggaatataaaatattttttgatttgtttaacactttgttagTTAGTACATGATTCtctatgtgtcatttcatagttttgatgtcttcactattattatacaatgttgaaaatagtcaaaataaagaacaatctttgaatgagtaggtgtgtcaaaacttttgactggtactctatatattattatttaaaacatttaaaaagtattATTCTTATCTCAGGTGAAAACCCATATAATTGGGAAGGATCATACAGTCAATGGTAAGCAGGTGAGGAATACTACTGTAGTCCAGGCCTTACTCCAGCTATAACAGCATATTGAAAAATGTGAATAGAGACTGGAATGTCAATTGAAAGGGGAAAAAAAGTCAAGTTATTTGATCTTGTTTTTCCATCAATGAAATGCAATCAATTGATAGTTAATTATTGCAACACAAAATAATCTTATCCATTGCCATTTTCCAATAAAAAACAACTCAACTACAGATGAATGAGGGAAAATTATATTTGACTCCACTATTACAGAGAAGATATACCCTCTGTCAGTGGCAGAGGTCGCTGCACGCTCTGTCTGTTAACACGTTTGGTCTCTGTGCCTTGACGCAAGTTGTTTTCCCTTTCTATTTTTTTCGTTTGAGGATTTGGACTGCAAGCAAGGTGAATTTAGATTTATTTTGTCTTACGGTATCACGTTTTCAGTTTAGTTTAGCCTAGTAATGGTTTGGCAAGAACTTGTGCCGCACATAGTAGACATTACGAAACAACCTCCATTTTGAAGTCCTAAAGAGTCGGTACaacgtgtaggctactgtcagAGTGCACTGTCCTCTACATGAACATATACGTGAAGTACAACACTCAAATGCAAAGAATATGACTGCAATAACATACTTGTACATAAATTGATTGAGATGTGGTTTCACTGCATTTATTTAATTATGTTTAAAACGAAATGTTTCTTACTAGAACTCACCACGATATGGCTTCTTTGGCAGGCTCTGCTCCATTGGAACCAGAGCTCAGCCCCCTGGTTAAGCCAGAACAGCGCTACAAAGACAGTTTCCACTATCATCTACTTTGTGTTTCACCTTGATTCCCTTTCATTCGTTTACATGTAATATTTATTTGTATTGCGTTCATTATTTCAGATGTTCTACACAATACAACTCACCTGGGACCAATTGTTCTCATTGTATGTAGATCTGTGGGACCCTAAACATGCTCCAGCCACTGAGGATTCTCTTCAGACCCAAGTGGATGGTCTCACGGTCCTCCGCCAGCTATGTGTCCAGGATGAGGTCAGTTCAGTTAACTGTCAGATATACCCACCCATTTAATAAACATACTGCAAGTTAGATAACGGTTGAATGGGATTACATTCATGCTAAAGTTATGCCATGTCTGATTTAGGCACTTGAATAAGATAAAGGAGGAGGATGAGGCATGTCGAGCAGCATTGCAGTCTGGGAATATTTTCCTCTATCACAAACTGGCTCCTCTACTGCGGCGGACTGACAGTGGAATATACCAGCTCCCAGCTCTCCAGACCAAAGGTATTGTATGGCCAGATGATTAGTGCCATTGGAGCTAGGATTGAGACTAACTGTATATAACAAGGACAGCCCCCTCTCACTTCAGAATCCACTAAATTGAGAGTGACATTATTGCAATGACATAATAGAAATGGGCATTTCTTGACAGGAACAACTTTCAACAGAGATGTACCTGTATATACCAACACAAACATGTAGTATGCATGTCATGGAAATACATTTGTTCCTCTCAGATGTAGAAGAGATTCTGGAAAAGCTTGGAGAGGACAAGGAGATGGTGAAGGAATCCATTCTCATCAACTGCACTGAACAGAATGAAGCACAGTTCTCCTTTGATGTTGGTACGAGAACATCCAGACATGTAATACATTACTTCATGGAACATACAGTTAGTTGGTACATCAAATTCCCATCTGGAATAATAATCTATCTCGTTCTCCACCTACAGTACATTGTCCTCTGTGTCTCTTGGGTCAGACGACATGTTGAccgactgtctctctgtgctgtAGGGGCGATTGAGCAGGCTGCTGTGGAGGAGCTGTGTAGAGGAACCTTCGTAGACCTGAGGAAAGCCTTCTTCCTACTGAGAGGGTCTGAGGCACCGCTTGTAGCCAGAGTGGGTATTGGAGTCAAGTCTCCAATCTAGTGTTGCACTGTGTTTTTCTAGTATTGTATTATaccgtgtgtctctctgtgtttgctATAATACCTGGGTGTATGTTTTTATCGTCAGGGGCAGGCGCTCCTTCGCTGGCACCAGACCAATGGCTTCTGCAGCTCCACTGGGCAGCCCACCCAAAGGAACCAGTCTGGCAGTCAGCGTGTGTGTCACAGCAGTGGGATCACTTATTACCCTAAGGTAAGAAACGGGGCTTATCTAGCAAATATAAAAGGTCAATCAGCTATTTAACAGCTCTCATATCACATTGGATCATGAAATAGAGTAGTTAGTACATTTCCCCAAGCTGGGTGAAAAGTAGTTCTGTTGTGTCTTTTTGTTTTTCTACAGATGTCTCCGGTGGTGATCGTACTGGTGTCTGATGGGAAACGGTGTTTGCTGGGGAGGCAGTCCACCTTTCCACGGGGGATGTACAGTGCACTGGCAGGCTTCTGTGACATTGGTGAGTCTCATGCCGCACATTTCAAACCAATGAGGCATGTGTATTGACTATTTATAACATGTCTATTACATAGGCTACATTCAGTCCTAATATGCTACCCAGATGTAAACAGCCTGAGAGATGTAACTCACTTATCCATAACTGTACTTGTTAAGACTAATATATTACTGTTGGCATAAGCACTGGTATAGGTTCCTGAATGTGTCAACAGGTGAGACCATGGAGGAGGCACTCCGCAGGGAGATAGCTGAGGAGGTGGGGCTGGAGGTAGAGTCTATCCAGTACTCAGGCTCTCAGCACTGGCCCTTCCCACAGAGCTCCTTCATGGTGGCCTGTCACGCCACCGTCAACCCAGACAAGACACACGTCAGTCAATGGCTGCCTCACTATTCTAACTTTCTCTGCGTTCATACATTCATTTGGCTTGAGTGTGAGCAAGACATCTAGACAAAGCCTTCTCCACAGGCATGGACTAACCAAATCTGGGGCCTAGGTCCAAACATTTTTTGACCTATTTCTGGGTGGCAGAGAGAATATTTTGCAGttctaaagctaatttcctgcaattctacacattttgccatgggccaGAGATAAagtgttgcagttttaaagcaaattttctgcaattctacacattttgtcaaggTTAATGCAGGGTTCATATGCTATTTCAGTTACTCAAACATAAAAGCAGGTCGGTAATCCAACCCTGCTTATCCATTGTTGTACATTTAGTGTCCAATAACTGCCAGATCACATTTGTTTTGTTCAATTGTTTTTTGTTCATTTTATTTTTAAGGACACTTTGAGATTATACTTGTAATAAAAAATCTCTATATAAAGAAAATATTTTCCATGTcaatacagtgtacattgaaatAAATAACATAAGTTGAAAACGGAATTAATTGTACGTTGCTGATCTGAACTGCTTTGCctaacaggtcagtgtggataaggtGGAGTTAGAGGATGCACGGTGGTTCAGCCTAGAGGAAGTCCAAGAGGCGCTGACGATCAAGGCACCACCACGGAACAACAAAGGAGAGCCTACTGTGTTCTGGGTCCCACCAAGCTACGCCATAGCTAACCGGTTGATCCAGGAATGGGCCAATCAACAACACCTCAAATCATAGCAAGATGGGTGGACAACAGAGAGCATCAAAGCTGCAAATACACCACACAGATGATTTTAGAAGACCAGGCAGGAACACTGTACTGTTTAAGTGCTTGGTAACACACACAGACGGGAATGAAACATACAGGTCAGGAACAGACATGGGGTGAACTGACAGGAAATACATCTCACTTGAGGAAAAAAGTGTGACCAGGACATTGTGTTTCAAGAGATACTGCAATACCATCAAAGGGCTTGGCTTATAGCTAACATTTTTTAttcttattatatatatatatatatatatatacacactatgtaAAGGACATTTTTGCATACATTTAATTGTGTGATCACTAGGCCTTTATGAAGTTTAAACTGTTGATTTTGTTTAAATACTGTAACTACCTCCACAGTATTGCAATGATTCACAAAGTGAATGGCTGTAAGTGTATCAGTACTGTAATAATATCATACTTGTATGTACAGATAACTAAATTAATAAAACCATAAAA
This DNA window, taken from Oncorhynchus nerka isolate Pitt River linkage group LG23, Oner_Uvic_2.0, whole genome shotgun sequence, encodes the following:
- the nudt13 gene encoding nucleoside diphosphate-linked moiety X motif 13 isoform X1, which translates into the protein MLQPLRILFRPKWMVSRSSASYVSRMRHLNKIKEEDEACRAALQSGNIFLYHKLAPLLRRTDSGIYQLPALQTKDVEEILEKLGEDKEMVKESILINCTEQNEAQFSFDVGAIEQAAVEELCRGTFVDLRKAFFLLRGSEAPLVARGQALLRWHQTNGFCSSTGQPTQRNQSGSQRVCHSSGITYYPKMSPVVIVLVSDGKRCLLGRQSTFPRGMYSALAGFCDIGETMEEALRREIAEEVGLEVESIQYSGSQHWPFPQSSFMVACHATVNPDKTHVSVDKVELEDARWFSLEEVQEALTIKAPPRNNKGEPTVFWVPPSYAIANRLIQEWANQQHLKS
- the nudt13 gene encoding nucleoside diphosphate-linked moiety X motif 13 isoform X2, which encodes MLQPLRILFRPKWMVSRSSASYVSRMRHLNKIKEEDEACRAALQSGNIFLYHKLAPLLRRTDSGIYQLPALQTKDVEEILEKLGEDKEMVKESILINCTEQNEAQFSFDVGAIEQAAVEELCRGTFVDLRKAFFLLRGSEAPLVARGQALLRWHQTNGFCSSTGQPTQRNQSGSQRVCHSSGITYYPKMSPVVIVLVSDGKRCLLGRQSTFPRGMYSALAGFCDIGETMEEALRREIAEEVGLEVSVDKVELEDARWFSLEEVQEALTIKAPPRNNKGEPTVFWVPPSYAIANRLIQEWANQQHLKS